In Paraburkholderia bryophila, a single genomic region encodes these proteins:
- a CDS encoding polyhydroxyalkanoate depolymerase encodes MLYQLHEFQRAMLSPLTAWAQAASKSFANPASPLAYVPGATRLSAGYELLYRLGKDYEKPEFNLHQIVKDGHNIPIIEQTIVEKPFCRLMRFKRFADDSDAVTQLKDEPIVLVCAPLSGHHATLLRDTVRTLLQDHKVYLTDWIDARMVPLEAGEFHLDDYVAYIQEFIRHIGAKNLHVISVCQPTVPVLAAISLMASRGEETPRTMTMMGGPIDARKSPTSVNSLATQHSYGWFENNVIFTVPPNYPGVGRKVYPGFLQHTGFVAMNPERHAASHWDFYQSLLRGDEDDAEAHRRFYDEYNAVLDMDADYYLDTIRVVFQDFNLAEGTWDVSGERVRPQDITKTALFTIEGELDDISGDGQTYAAHDLCTGIPEKDKRHFTAEKCGHYGIFSGRRWRTIIYPQLRDFILAHNKAPKVVKEKVEA; translated from the coding sequence ATGCTCTACCAATTGCACGAATTCCAGCGGGCGATGTTGAGCCCTCTCACCGCCTGGGCTCAGGCCGCTTCCAAATCATTCGCGAATCCCGCCAGCCCGCTAGCTTATGTGCCCGGCGCCACGCGCCTCTCGGCCGGTTACGAACTGCTTTACCGGCTCGGCAAAGATTACGAAAAGCCTGAGTTCAACCTTCATCAGATTGTCAAAGACGGCCACAACATTCCGATCATCGAACAAACGATCGTCGAGAAACCGTTTTGCCGCCTGATGCGCTTCAAGCGTTTCGCGGACGACAGCGACGCTGTTACCCAATTGAAAGATGAGCCGATCGTGCTGGTGTGCGCGCCGTTGTCGGGCCACCACGCCACCTTGCTGCGCGATACCGTGCGCACGTTGTTGCAGGATCACAAGGTCTACCTGACCGACTGGATCGATGCCCGCATGGTGCCGCTCGAAGCCGGCGAGTTCCATCTGGACGATTACGTCGCCTACATTCAGGAATTCATCCGCCACATCGGCGCGAAGAATCTGCACGTCATCTCGGTTTGCCAACCCACGGTGCCGGTGCTCGCCGCCATTTCGCTGATGGCGAGCCGCGGCGAAGAAACGCCGCGCACCATGACGATGATGGGTGGCCCGATCGACGCGCGCAAGAGCCCGACCTCGGTCAACTCGCTCGCCACGCAGCACTCGTACGGATGGTTCGAAAACAACGTGATCTTCACGGTGCCGCCGAATTATCCGGGCGTGGGCCGTAAGGTTTACCCGGGCTTTCTGCAGCACACCGGTTTCGTCGCAATGAACCCGGAACGTCATGCCGCTTCGCACTGGGACTTCTACCAGAGCCTGCTGCGCGGCGACGAAGACGACGCCGAAGCGCATCGCCGTTTCTACGACGAGTACAACGCCGTGCTCGACATGGACGCCGATTACTATCTCGACACGATCCGCGTGGTGTTCCAGGACTTCAATCTGGCCGAAGGCACGTGGGACGTGTCGGGTGAACGCGTGCGTCCGCAGGACATCACGAAGACCGCGCTGTTCACGATCGAAGGCGAGCTCGACGACATTTCCGGCGACGGCCAGACCTATGCCGCGCACGATCTGTGCACCGGCATTCCGGAGAAGGACAAGCGTCACTTCACCGCGGAAAAGTGCGGACACTACGGCATTTTCTCCGGACGCCGCTGGCGCACCATCATCTATCCGCAGTTGCGCGACTTTATCCTCGCGCACAACAAGGCGCCGAAGGTCGTGAAGGAAAAAGTCGAAGCCTGA
- the nth gene encoding endonuclease III, which produces MNANKRRAIYETLQSLNPHPTTELEYTSPFELLIAVLLSAQATDVSVNKAMRKMFPVANTPQQVFDLGEEGVVGYIRTIGLYRTKAKNVIATCRILLDQFGGEVPEDREALESLPGVGRKTANVILNTAFGHPTIAVDTHIFRVANRTGLAPGKDVRTVEAALEKFTPAEFKQDAHHWLILHGRYVCKARKPECWHCTIEPLCEFRPKTPPPDL; this is translated from the coding sequence ATGAACGCGAACAAACGCCGCGCCATCTACGAAACGCTTCAGAGTCTCAACCCGCATCCGACCACCGAGCTCGAGTACACCTCACCGTTCGAACTGCTGATCGCCGTGCTGCTGTCGGCGCAAGCTACCGACGTGTCGGTCAACAAGGCGATGCGCAAGATGTTTCCGGTCGCGAACACGCCGCAGCAAGTGTTCGATCTCGGCGAGGAAGGCGTGGTCGGGTATATCAGGACCATCGGCCTGTACCGGACCAAGGCCAAAAACGTCATCGCGACCTGCCGGATTCTGCTCGACCAGTTCGGCGGCGAAGTGCCCGAAGATCGCGAAGCGCTCGAAAGCCTGCCGGGCGTCGGCCGCAAAACCGCCAACGTCATTCTGAACACCGCGTTCGGTCATCCGACCATCGCCGTCGATACGCACATCTTTCGGGTTGCCAATCGAACCGGTCTGGCGCCCGGCAAAGACGTGCGCACGGTCGAAGCGGCGCTGGAGAAATTCACGCCCGCCGAGTTCAAGCAGGACGCGCACCACTGGCTGATCCTGCACGGCCGCTATGTGTGCAAGGCGCGCAAGCCCGAATGCTGGCATTGCACGATCGAACCGCTCTGCGAGTTCCGGCCGAAGACGCCGCCGCCGGACCTCTGA
- a CDS encoding c-type cytochrome, translating into MNKPQQALHTVFKAACASAAVIGLVAANLAHAADAGNGKVLADAHNCAACHGVNLNKPVSPEYPKLAGQHADYVYWALRQYQMGNGNPHLGRNNAIMQAQVQSLSQGDMKDIAAYVESLNGDLVQKK; encoded by the coding sequence ATGAATAAGCCACAACAGGCACTCCACACGGTGTTCAAGGCTGCATGCGCGTCGGCGGCAGTAATCGGTCTGGTTGCAGCGAACCTCGCGCACGCCGCCGACGCCGGCAACGGCAAGGTGCTGGCCGACGCCCACAACTGCGCGGCTTGTCACGGCGTCAATCTGAACAAGCCGGTGAGCCCGGAATATCCGAAGCTCGCCGGTCAGCACGCCGATTACGTCTACTGGGCGCTGCGCCAATACCAGATGGGCAACGGCAACCCGCACCTCGGTCGCAACAACGCGATCATGCAGGCGCAGGTGCAGAGCTTGTCGCAAGGCGATATGAAAGACATCGCGGCGTATGTCGAATCGCTGAACGGCGATCTGGTGCAGAAGAAGTAA
- a CDS encoding TetR/AcrR family transcriptional regulator: MNQPKIKRDPEGTRRRILLAAAEEFANGGLFGARVDQIARRAETNERMLYYYFGSKEQLFTAVLEHAFSALNEAERTLELAGIAPVEAVTRLAHFVWDYYRDHPELLRLINNENLHEARYMQKSTRIREMISPIVATLGGILERGQRAGLFRTNVDPLRFYVTLSGMGYYIVSNRFTLEATLGRDFSSASERSEVIQMNTELLLAYLLRK, from the coding sequence ATGAATCAGCCGAAAATCAAAAGAGATCCTGAAGGCACGCGGCGCCGCATTCTGCTTGCGGCGGCTGAAGAGTTTGCAAATGGTGGGCTATTCGGCGCGCGCGTCGATCAGATCGCCCGCCGCGCGGAGACGAATGAACGCATGCTCTATTACTACTTCGGTAGCAAGGAGCAGCTTTTTACTGCCGTACTCGAGCACGCGTTCAGCGCGCTCAACGAAGCGGAACGCACGCTCGAACTGGCCGGTATTGCGCCGGTCGAGGCGGTCACGCGGCTCGCGCATTTTGTTTGGGATTACTACCGCGATCATCCCGAACTGCTGCGTCTCATCAACAACGAAAATCTGCATGAAGCACGCTACATGCAGAAGTCGACGCGCATCCGCGAAATGATCTCGCCGATCGTCGCCACGCTCGGCGGCATTCTCGAGCGGGGTCAACGCGCGGGTCTGTTTCGCACCAACGTCGATCCGTTGCGCTTTTATGTGACGCTGTCCGGCATGGGTTATTACATCGTGTCGAACCGCTTCACGCTCGAGGCCACCCTCGGCCGCGATTTCAGCAGCGCGTCCGAACGCAGCGAAGTGATTCAGATGAACACCGAGTTGCTGCTCGCGTATCTGTTGCGAAAGTAG
- a CDS encoding benzoate/H(+) symporter BenE family transporter, whose protein sequence is MRPSSSPDLSPSATPPGRSNPFADTSLSTIVAGFVAMMTGYTSSLVLMFQAGQAAHLSDAQISSWIWALSIGMAVCTIGLSLRFRAPIVIAWSTPGAALLVSSLPHVAYPEAIGAFIVCAVLLTVVGLTGWFDTLMKKIPAGIASALLAGILFEIGIEIFRAAQFQTALVLTMFFTYLIVKRLAPRYAIVTTLIVGTAAAGGLGLLDFSRFHVALAHPVFTMPAFSLAASVSIGIPLFVVAMASQNVPGIAVLRADGYTTPSAPLISTTGLASLLLAPFGSHGINLAAITAAICTGPEAHENRDKRYTAAVWCGIFYLIAGVFGATIAALFAALPKALVVSVAALALFGSIMSGLANAMQDVRQREAALVTFMVTASGLTLLSIGSAFWGLVAGVVTQVVLNARRG, encoded by the coding sequence ATGCGTCCGTCTTCCTCCCCCGATTTGTCCCCGTCCGCCACGCCGCCGGGACGTTCCAACCCGTTCGCCGACACCTCGCTGTCCACCATCGTCGCCGGTTTCGTCGCGATGATGACCGGCTATACCAGCTCGCTCGTGCTGATGTTCCAGGCGGGTCAGGCCGCGCATCTGAGCGATGCACAGATTTCGTCGTGGATCTGGGCGCTGTCGATCGGCATGGCCGTCTGCACGATCGGCCTGTCGCTACGCTTTCGCGCGCCGATCGTGATTGCCTGGTCGACGCCCGGCGCGGCGCTGCTGGTGTCGTCGCTGCCGCATGTGGCGTATCCCGAGGCGATCGGCGCGTTTATCGTCTGCGCGGTGCTGCTGACGGTGGTCGGTCTGACCGGCTGGTTCGACACGCTGATGAAAAAAATCCCGGCCGGCATCGCCTCGGCGTTGCTGGCGGGGATTCTGTTCGAGATCGGCATTGAGATTTTCCGCGCCGCGCAATTCCAGACCGCGCTCGTGCTGACCATGTTCTTCACCTATCTGATCGTCAAACGGCTGGCCCCGCGCTACGCGATCGTGACGACGCTGATCGTCGGCACGGCGGCGGCCGGTGGGCTCGGCCTGCTCGATTTCAGCCGCTTTCACGTGGCGCTCGCGCATCCGGTATTCACGATGCCGGCGTTTTCGCTGGCCGCCAGCGTCAGCATCGGCATTCCGCTGTTCGTCGTCGCGATGGCGTCGCAGAACGTGCCGGGCATCGCCGTGCTGCGCGCGGACGGTTACACCACACCGTCGGCGCCGCTGATTTCGACGACCGGCCTCGCCTCGCTGCTGCTCGCGCCGTTCGGCTCGCACGGCATCAATCTTGCGGCGATCACGGCGGCGATCTGCACCGGCCCCGAAGCGCACGAAAACCGCGACAAGCGTTACACCGCGGCGGTCTGGTGCGGCATTTTCTATCTGATCGCCGGGGTGTTCGGCGCGACCATCGCCGCGCTGTTCGCGGCGTTGCCGAAGGCGCTGGTCGTGTCCGTCGCGGCGCTGGCGCTGTTCGGCTCGATCATGAGCGGCCTCGCCAATGCCATGCAGGACGTCAGGCAGCGCGAAGCGGCGCTGGTGACGTTCATGGTGACGGCCTCCGGGCTGACCTTGCTGTCGATCGGCTCGGCGTTCTGGGGGCTGGTGGCGGGCGTGGTGACCCAGGTGGTGTTGAACGCGCGGCGTGGCTGA
- a CDS encoding vWA domain-containing protein produces MLIDFFYSLRAAKLPVSVKEYLTLLEALKANVIAPSLDEFYYLSRITLVKDEQYFDKFDQAFGAYFNGVAKASELAFDVPLDWLKKKLQRDLSPEEKAQIEAMGGLDKLMERLKELFDEQKERHEGGSKWIGTGGTSPFGNGGYNPEGVRIGGDAAGNRTAVKVWESRAYRDYDDQVEIGTRNIKVALRRLRRFAREGAAEELDLPDTIRSTAANAGWLDLKMVPERHNKVKVLMLLDVGGSMDDHIKRVEELFSAAKAEFKHLEFYYFHNCVYDFLWKNNRRRHAERMPTWDVLHKFTADYKLIFVGDATMSPYEVLQPGGSVEYNNPEAGAVWLRRLADHFPHHAWLNPEPEGLWAYRQSVSAIREVLGHRMFPLTLAGLETAMRTLSK; encoded by the coding sequence ATGCTGATCGACTTCTTCTACTCGCTGCGCGCCGCCAAGCTGCCGGTGTCGGTAAAGGAATATCTGACGCTGCTCGAGGCGCTCAAGGCCAACGTGATCGCGCCGTCGCTCGACGAGTTCTACTACCTGTCGCGCATCACGCTGGTGAAAGACGAGCAGTACTTCGACAAGTTCGACCAGGCATTCGGCGCTTATTTCAACGGCGTCGCGAAAGCCTCGGAACTGGCCTTCGACGTCCCGCTCGACTGGCTGAAGAAGAAGCTGCAACGCGATCTGTCGCCGGAGGAAAAAGCGCAGATCGAAGCCATGGGCGGCCTTGACAAGCTGATGGAGCGCCTCAAGGAACTGTTCGACGAACAGAAAGAGCGCCACGAAGGCGGCAGCAAATGGATCGGCACCGGCGGCACCTCGCCGTTCGGCAACGGCGGCTATAACCCGGAAGGCGTGCGCATCGGCGGCGACGCGGCGGGCAACCGCACCGCGGTGAAAGTGTGGGAATCGCGCGCCTATCGCGACTACGACGACCAGGTCGAAATCGGCACGCGCAATATCAAGGTGGCGCTGCGCCGTCTGCGCCGCTTCGCGCGCGAAGGCGCCGCCGAAGAACTCGACCTGCCCGACACGATCCGCAGCACCGCCGCGAACGCCGGCTGGCTCGATCTGAAGATGGTCCCGGAGCGGCACAACAAGGTGAAAGTGCTGATGCTGCTCGACGTGGGCGGCTCGATGGACGACCACATCAAGCGCGTCGAGGAACTGTTCTCCGCCGCCAAGGCCGAGTTCAAGCACCTCGAGTTCTATTACTTCCACAACTGTGTGTACGATTTTTTGTGGAAGAACAACCGCCGCCGTCACGCCGAGCGCATGCCGACGTGGGACGTGCTGCACAAGTTCACGGCCGACTACAAGCTGATCTTCGTCGGCGACGCGACCATGAGCCCTTACGAAGTGCTGCAGCCGGGCGGCTCGGTCGAATACAACAATCCCGAGGCCGGCGCGGTCTGGCTACGGCGTCTGGCGGACCACTTCCCGCATCACGCGTGGCTCAATCCCGAACCGGAAGGGCTGTGGGCGTATCGCCAGTCGGTCAGCGCGATCCGCGAAGTGCTCGGCCACCGCATGTTTCCGCTCACGCTCGCCGGGTTGGAGACCGCCATGCGCACGCTGAGCAAATAA
- a CDS encoding DUF1841 family protein, whose amino-acid sequence MFNPSRDEVRLFFTDTWRKQRQGEILTPLEAIAADWIVEHPEYHADLTDGDAAQAQDYSPERGQTNPFLHLSMHLAITEQLSIDQPPGIRAAHERLAARLGSTHEAQHAIMDCLGETIWEAQRTGTPPDTDAYLQRIERRATRD is encoded by the coding sequence ATGTTCAATCCCAGCCGCGATGAAGTCCGCCTCTTTTTCACCGACACCTGGCGCAAACAGCGTCAAGGCGAAATTCTGACGCCGCTGGAGGCGATCGCCGCCGACTGGATCGTCGAGCATCCCGAGTACCACGCCGACCTCACCGACGGCGACGCCGCGCAGGCTCAGGACTACTCGCCCGAGCGCGGCCAGACCAATCCGTTCCTGCATCTGTCGATGCACCTGGCGATCACCGAGCAGTTGTCGATCGACCAGCCGCCCGGCATTCGCGCGGCGCACGAGCGGCTGGCCGCGCGCCTCGGTTCCACTCACGAGGCGCAGCACGCGATCATGGACTGCCTCGGCGAGACCATCTGGGAAGCGCAGCGCACCGGCACGCCGCCGGACACGGACGCGTATCTGCAACGTATCGAGCGGCGCGCCACCCGCGACTGA
- a CDS encoding AAA family ATPase, whose amino-acid sequence MRFEGSSQYVATDDLKLAVNAAMTLKRPLLIKGEPGTGKTMLAEEVAAALGMPLLQWHIKSTTKAQQGLYEYDAVSRLRDSQLGDERVKDIRNYIVKGVLWQAFEADEQVVLLIDEIDKADIEFPNDLLRELDRMEFYVYETHELIRAKHRPLVIITSNNEKELPDAFLRRCFFHYIKFPDPVTMQQIVEVHYPGIKKELLAAAMQSFFELRNVAGLKKKPSTSELLDWLKLLLAEDLPPEALRSTDQKQIIPPLHGALLKNEQDVSLFERLIFMNRNNR is encoded by the coding sequence ATGCGTTTCGAAGGCTCATCGCAGTACGTCGCCACCGACGACCTCAAGCTCGCGGTCAACGCCGCGATGACGCTGAAGCGCCCGCTGCTCATCAAAGGCGAGCCCGGCACCGGCAAGACCATGCTCGCGGAAGAAGTCGCCGCCGCACTCGGCATGCCGTTGCTGCAGTGGCACATCAAGTCCACCACCAAGGCCCAGCAAGGGCTCTACGAGTACGACGCGGTGTCGCGCCTGCGCGATTCGCAACTCGGCGACGAACGCGTCAAGGACATCCGCAATTACATCGTGAAGGGCGTGCTGTGGCAGGCGTTCGAGGCGGACGAGCAGGTCGTGCTGCTGATCGACGAGATCGACAAGGCCGACATCGAATTTCCGAACGATCTGTTGCGCGAACTCGACCGCATGGAGTTCTACGTGTACGAGACGCACGAGCTGATCCGCGCGAAACATCGCCCGCTCGTGATCATCACGTCGAACAACGAGAAGGAATTGCCCGACGCCTTTCTGCGCCGCTGCTTTTTCCACTACATCAAGTTTCCCGATCCGGTCACCATGCAGCAGATCGTCGAGGTGCACTACCCCGGCATCAAGAAAGAACTGCTGGCCGCGGCCATGCAGAGCTTTTTCGAACTGCGCAATGTCGCCGGCCTGAAGAAGAAGCCGTCCACCTCGGAACTGCTCGACTGGCTCAAGCTGCTGCTCGCCGAGGACCTTCCGCCCGAAGCGCTGCGCTCGACCGACCAGAAGCAGATCATCCCGCCGCTGCACGGCGCGCTGCTGAAGAACGAACAGGACGTGAGCCTGTTCGAACGGCTGATCTTCATGAACCGCAACAACCGTTGA
- the rsxB gene encoding electron transport complex subunit RsxB produces the protein MTDNKTLADRIEDLLPQTQCTKCGYPACRPYAEAVASGAALYNQCPPGGAEGIARLAALLGKPAIPLNSANGMERPRPLAVIDEQVCIGCTLCMQACPVDAIVGAPKQMHTVIAERCTGCDLCVPPCPVDCIALPPVTGAATGWDAWSQSQADAARERHNRREARLAREREAAEARAAARRGGSGATIAVAQTVEAGASVAPAAAAVEDADAKKRAIIQAALERARKKKEELAAKGQGPLNTEQVSADVQAQIDAAEARRRRLELAVGNAGAGQSDDTTANATPADGAAKTGPSSKPH, from the coding sequence GTGACAGACAATAAAACACTCGCAGATCGCATCGAAGATCTGCTCCCCCAGACGCAATGCACGAAGTGCGGTTATCCCGCGTGCCGGCCTTATGCCGAGGCCGTCGCGAGCGGCGCGGCCCTGTATAACCAGTGCCCGCCGGGCGGCGCCGAAGGTATCGCGCGTCTCGCCGCGTTGCTCGGCAAACCGGCGATTCCGCTCAATTCCGCCAATGGCATGGAAAGGCCGCGGCCGTTGGCGGTTATCGACGAACAGGTTTGCATCGGCTGTACGTTGTGCATGCAGGCGTGTCCGGTGGACGCGATAGTTGGCGCACCGAAACAGATGCATACGGTGATCGCCGAACGCTGCACCGGCTGCGATCTGTGCGTGCCGCCCTGCCCCGTCGACTGCATTGCGCTGCCGCCGGTCACCGGCGCGGCAACCGGTTGGGACGCGTGGAGCCAGAGCCAGGCCGACGCGGCACGCGAGCGCCATAACCGGCGCGAAGCACGCCTTGCACGCGAACGCGAAGCCGCCGAAGCGCGTGCTGCAGCGCGGCGAGGCGGTAGCGGCGCCACTATCGCAGTGGCCCAAACGGTTGAAGCCGGCGCCTCGGTTGCACCTGCGGCGGCCGCCGTGGAAGACGCCGACGCGAAGAAACGCGCGATCATCCAGGCCGCGCTCGAACGGGCTCGCAAGAAGAAAGAAGAGTTGGCCGCCAAAGGCCAGGGGCCGCTGAACACCGAGCAGGTCAGCGCGGACGTGCAAGCGCAGATCGACGCCGCCGAAGCACGCCGCCGCCGTCTCGAACTCGCCGTGGGCAACGCCGGCGCCGGCCAGAGCGACGACACAACGGCCAACGCCACACCCGCCGACGGCGCCGCGAAAACCGGCCCGTCGTCCAAGCCGCACTAA
- a CDS encoding c-type cytochrome: MNKFVGKHVVIAALSVLAGYAASVQAADVVGNAKAGQGKVAMCIGCHGIPEYRTAYPEVYRVPMLGGQNQQYLENAMHGYKKGDRHFETMHAITTSLSDQDIADIAAYYAAQNSSSKSNPDK, from the coding sequence ATGAATAAATTCGTCGGCAAACACGTCGTGATCGCAGCGCTGTCGGTGCTCGCGGGCTATGCGGCCAGTGTGCAGGCAGCGGATGTCGTCGGCAATGCCAAGGCGGGTCAAGGCAAGGTCGCAATGTGTATCGGCTGCCACGGCATTCCCGAATACCGCACGGCTTACCCTGAGGTGTACCGCGTGCCCATGCTAGGCGGCCAGAATCAGCAGTACCTCGAAAACGCCATGCACGGCTACAAGAAGGGCGACCGCCACTTCGAAACCATGCATGCGATCACCACGTCGCTGTCTGATCAGGACATCGCCGACATCGCCGCTTACTACGCAGCGCAAAATTCCTCTTCGAAAAGCAATCCCGACAAGTGA
- the tal gene encoding transaldolase, whose translation MTTALDQLKQYTTVVADTGDFQQLAQYKPQDATTNPSLILKAVQKDDYKPLLEKTVKAHASKPVGAIIDQLLIAFGTEILKIIPGRVSTEVDARLSFDTEASIAKGRELIALYKDQGIGRERVLIKLASTWEGIRAAEVLQKEGIHCNMTLLFSLAQAAACAEAGAQLISPFVGRIYDWYKKNAGSAWDEAKDGGANDPGVKSVRRIYAYYKKFGYKTEVMGASFRTPGQVLELAGCDLLTISPDLLQKLQESTEKVERKLSADLSQGADIERVPVDESSFRFLVNDEAMATEKLAEGIRAFAADAVKLEKLIEALR comes from the coding sequence ATGACAACCGCACTCGACCAACTCAAGCAATACACCACCGTCGTCGCCGATACCGGCGACTTCCAGCAGCTTGCCCAGTACAAGCCGCAGGACGCGACGACCAATCCGTCGCTGATTCTGAAGGCCGTCCAGAAAGACGACTACAAGCCGCTGCTCGAAAAGACCGTGAAGGCGCACGCGTCGAAGCCGGTTGGCGCGATCATCGACCAGTTGCTGATCGCGTTCGGTACCGAAATCCTCAAGATCATTCCGGGTCGCGTGTCGACCGAAGTGGACGCGCGCCTGTCGTTCGACACGGAAGCGTCGATCGCCAAGGGTCGCGAGTTGATCGCGCTGTATAAGGACCAAGGCATCGGCCGCGAACGTGTGCTGATCAAGCTCGCGTCCACATGGGAAGGCATCCGTGCCGCCGAAGTGCTGCAGAAGGAAGGCATCCACTGCAACATGACGCTGCTGTTCTCGCTCGCGCAGGCTGCGGCTTGTGCTGAAGCGGGCGCACAACTCATTTCGCCGTTCGTCGGCCGCATTTACGACTGGTACAAGAAGAACGCCGGCAGCGCGTGGGACGAAGCGAAAGACGGCGGCGCCAACGATCCGGGCGTCAAATCGGTGCGCCGCATCTACGCGTACTACAAGAAGTTCGGCTACAAGACCGAGGTGATGGGCGCGAGCTTCCGCACGCCGGGTCAGGTTCTGGAACTGGCCGGCTGCGATCTGCTGACCATCAGCCCGGATCTGCTGCAAAAGCTGCAGGAGAGCACCGAGAAGGTCGAACGCAAGCTGTCGGCGGACCTCTCGCAGGGTGCGGATATCGAACGCGTGCCGGTGGATGAATCGTCGTTCCGCTTCCTCGTCAATGACGAAGCCATGGCGACTGAAAAGCTCGCCGAAGGTATCCGTGCGTTTGCTGCAGATGCCGTCAAGCTGGAAAAGCTGATCGAAGCACTGCGTTGA